The genomic interval TGTCGGCAAGTAAGTGGCGCACAAAAATAAGGTGGCATAGATGAGTTTGGTAGCCCATAAAGAGACAGGTGAATATCGTTTCCCGCTGTTACTGTTAAGTTTGTTTGGTACTTTGCTAATTCCACCCTACTTCGAAGGCCACGAGCTTTTCGCCTTGATTTGGAAACTTATTTTCACCACTGTGCTGATTTCTGCTGTTTACGTAATTGTGGAACAAAAGCGTATCTGGTTGTTTGCCATGATCCTCATGCTGCCGACCTTGGCAACCTTGTGGGTGGATCACTTTAGCGGTCATAATCGAATCGCTTTTTATGTCGACAATTTAACTACCATCGCCTTTCTGGGTTTTATTAGTTACCACTTACTGCGCATTATTTTGCTCAGCAAAAACGTGAACGCCAATATTATCTATGCTTCTATGTGCCTTTACCTATTGATCGGCTTGATCTGGGCGGCGATATTTTCCAACATCAATCTGTTTTATGATGGCGCGTTTTTATTCAATAGTGCTTCATCGCTAAAGGTCGAAGAGCAAATGATGGGCGTGTTTACCTATTATAGTTTCGTAACCCTTTCTACCCTGGGTTATGGCGATATCGTTCCCACCCACAAAGTGGCACAAAGCTGGGCGGCGGTGGAGGCGATGATCGGGCAGTTTTACATTGCCATTATTATGGCGCGTTTAGTGAGCTTGCACGCCACGGCTCATCCGAGAAATAAACCTTAATGTGTGTTGGTCTGTATTTAGCCTAAGTGCTTCAAACTCTCGGCGTGTTGTTCCCAGTTTTGCCCGTCGAAGGCCTCTATCGTTACGCTCGGCGGTGTTGTTTCTAGGCAGCGTAGGTTTATGCTGAATCCGTTTGGGTTTGAGCGCGGTGTGTAAAAGGCTTTTACTCCGCAGTGCTTGCAGAAGGTGTGCTTCGCAACGGCGGTGTTGAAGGTATAGGTTGTAATATCATCCTTGCCTTGCAATAAGCTAAATCGTTCGGCTGGCACGATAACGTGTATGAACCCCAACTTGTTGCACATAGAGCAATTACAATCTTGTGCTTGAATGCTGTCGGGTAATAGGGCTTCAGCTCTAACGGCGCCACAGTGGCAGCTAGCGATATATTTTTTCATGGTGAATTAAGACCGTTTCTTGGTTTGGCAAATTTATCGCATGTCACTTTGCGTGTCACCTAGATGCCACTTTTATCGCGATAGCTGGGGTTCGGCTTCGCGTTAACGTGATTTAACGTCGATCCGGCGCAATTGAACTGGGTTTGGTCGCGTAATCCTAGGTATTGGCTCTGTTTGACGCTAATTTTGTCCGATTTTCTGCATCATAAAAATTGAATCATCATAAAACATAGAATAAGGAGAGTGATGTGAAAAGCCTGCCTCGTATCCAAACTGCGGTTGTGGCCCTAGGGCTAGTTGTATCCCTGCTATTTTCGGCTTCGTCTTTCGCCGATGCATCAGCGGTGCAAAAGCTGTTGTCCAGCCCAGATCGCTCCGAAGCGGATCGCGCAAGGGATCAACGCGATAAGACCGCCGAGCTTATCGCTTTTTTTAATGTGTCGAAGGGCGATAAGGTGGTCGATGTGTTCGCCGGCGGTGGTTACTGGAGCGAAGTGTTTGCCGCAGCAGTGGGGCAGTCAGGCCAAGTGCTGGTACATAACAACGAAGCCTATAAAAAGTTTGTCGGCCCCAATGTGCATTTGCGTTTTCAGGATAAGCCCTTACCTCAGATCGCCTTATACGATCGCGAAGTCACGGATCTCGGTTTGGCGGAAGCCAGTCAAAATGTGATCTATATGGGCATGTCTTTTCACGATTTGTATTTTGTTGATGCCGAGTCTTGGCCTGCCATCGATAGCGATGCCTTTATCGCCCAGTTGCACGCAGCCTTGGTGGATGGTGGTCGGTTAATTATTGTCGACCACGCCGCAAAAGCCGGCACCGGTGCGGCAGCAGCGCAAGATTTGCACCGCATTGAAAAGGACTTTGTCATTCAAACCCTAGAGGCGCGAGGTTTTCGTTTGGCCGAGCAGAGCGCGTTGTTAGCCAATGCCACCGACTCACTCGAGGCGAGCGTATTTGATAAAAGTGTCCGAGGCCAAACTAATCGATTTATTTTGGTTTTTGTGAAGGGTTAAATAGGAAAAGGAGTTTACAGTTTACAGCTAACAGGAAGAGCGCAAAGGTTAAGTTTAGTGACTTGCCTTCAGTGTAAATTGTTAACTAGTTGTTCTTAAAGCGTGCTGGATGAAATCAAACGGTTCGTTGTCGATTGTGTGGACGAATAAATTGCAAGACGTGAGGGTCGGTAAACAGGAAAAGAGTTTACAGTTGACAGCCTACAGGGAAGGCAAGAGCAAGAACGCAAATGTTGCGCGCGGAGAGATTGCTTTTCCTGTCAGCTGTAAACTGTTGACTCGCTTTCCTAAAACGCTTTGCGCTTTTAAAGACTTAAACTCATGCGGGTGTTGGCCGGTGATAGGCTGCGCACACCGGATAGATGTAAAATTAAATCCAATAGTTCGTCCCAGGGTTCGGCGTCGCGCATGCCTTTAACGGCGCGATCGACGCCGTTGGCCTTGCGCAATAAGGCGTCTAATTCTGGGGCTCTTAATCTTCCTAGCGCCGCTTTCACTAAGCCCTTTCGATTTTCCCAAACCCCTGCTTGTTTCGCCGCCCAATCAAAATTACTGCCGCTTTGGGTGTCGTAGGCCACTTGAATGAGGGTGCGAATTTCTCTGGCCAGTGCCCATAAAATGGCCAAGGGTTCAGTGCCTTCACCTTTTAAACCTTGAAGGTTGCGCACGGCGCCATGGGTGTCGCCCATCAGCGCTTTATCCACCAAGCCAAATACATCGTAGCGGGCACTGTTGGCTACCACGTTAGCCAGCAGTTGTGCACTGACTTGGCCATCGGGTGCGATGAGCTTTAACTTTTCAATTTCTTGTGCAGCGGCGAGGAGGTTGCCCTCAACCCGTGTGGCAAGCATTTCAATGGCGGCGCGATCGGCATTGAGGCCGGCTTGGCGCAAGCGTTGATCTAGCCACTGCGGCAATTGTGCGGCACCAACAGGCCAAATTTGCACGAAGGCGCCGGCCGTTTCCAAAGCGCCAAACCATTTTGCCTTTTGACCGTTGCGATCGAGCTTTGGTAACACGACTAATAGCAAATTATCTTCCGGCGGGCGCTGGGCGTATTCC from Simiduia curdlanivorans carries:
- a CDS encoding potassium channel family protein; the protein is MSLVAHKETGEYRFPLLLLSLFGTLLIPPYFEGHELFALIWKLIFTTVLISAVYVIVEQKRIWLFAMILMLPTLATLWVDHFSGHNRIAFYVDNLTTIAFLGFISYHLLRIILLSKNVNANIIYASMCLYLLIGLIWAAIFSNINLFYDGAFLFNSASSLKVEEQMMGVFTYYSFVTLSTLGYGDIVPTHKVAQSWAAVEAMIGQFYIAIIMARLVSLHATAHPRNKP
- a CDS encoding GFA family protein, with amino-acid sequence MKKYIASCHCGAVRAEALLPDSIQAQDCNCSMCNKLGFIHVIVPAERFSLLQGKDDITTYTFNTAVAKHTFCKHCGVKAFYTPRSNPNGFSINLRCLETTPPSVTIEAFDGQNWEQHAESLKHLG
- the holA gene encoding DNA polymerase III subunit delta translates to MAKLRPEQLSAALKKQLLPVYVISGDEHLLVQEACDTIRAQARSNGFTERERYHADNNFEWHQLSNAAASMSLFAEKKIIELHITNGKPGIEGGKALQEYAQRPPEDNLLLVVLPKLDRNGQKAKWFGALETAGAFVQIWPVGAAQLPQWLDQRLRQAGLNADRAAIEMLATRVEGNLLAAAQEIEKLKLIAPDGQVSAQLLANVVANSARYDVFGLVDKALMGDTHGAVRNLQGLKGEGTEPLAILWALAREIRTLIQVAYDTQSGSNFDWAAKQAGVWENRKGLVKAALGRLRAPELDALLRKANGVDRAVKGMRDAEPWDELLDLILHLSGVRSLSPANTRMSLSL